A stretch of DNA from Microlunatus sp. Gsoil 973:
CGATGACCACCGACGGTGGTGCCTCCGGCGCCCGCCGGGTCGGTCCCCAGATGACCCCGATCTCCGTCCGCAACATGTCGACCGCTGACCGGTCGGCGTCGTTGATCATGAGACCAACCCCGCCTGATAGGCGATCACGACCAGCTGGGCCCGGTCCCGGGCCTGGAGTTTGATCATGGTGCGGCTGACGTGGGTGCGGGCGGTCGCCGGGCTGACCACCAGCCGCTCGGCGATCTCGTCGTTGCTCAGCCCTTCACCGACCAATCCCAACACCTCTCGCTCCCGGTCGGTCAGTTCGCCGAGCAGCGGGTGCGGCCTGTGCGTCGCCGGTCGACTGCCGGTGAACGAGGAGATCACCCGCCTGGTCACCGAAGGGCTGAGCAGCGATTCACCACTGGCCGCAACCCGGATCGCCCGGACGAAGTCAGCCGGATCGCTGTCCTTGATCAGAAACCCACTGGCTCCCGAGGACAGGGCCTCGAAGACGTACTCGTCGAGCTCGAAGGTGGTCAGCATCACCACCTTGGTCTCACCGAGCCGCGGATCGTTCTTGATCTTGCTCAATGCCTGCAGCCCGTCGGACAACGGCATCCGGACGTCCATCAGGACGACATCAGGATGCAGCCGCGACACCAGATCGACGATCTCGTGGCCGTTGCCGGCCTCGCCGACGAGTTCAAGATCATCTTCGGCTTCGACGAGCACCCGCAGGCCCATCCGGACCAGTGGTTGATCATCGGCAAGAGCCACGGTGATCGTCATCCCTGCGCCTCCGTCCGGATCGGGAATTCGGCGTGCACGGCGAAACCTCCGTCGGCGCGCGGACCGGCGGTCACCTCGCCGCCGACCGCTCGTGCCCGTTCCCTCATCCCGATCAAACCGCTTCCCTTCGGTTGCTGGTTGTCCGGTGCTGTACCGTCCCGATTACTGTCGCGACCACTGCGCGGGACGCTGGGGCCGTTGTCGATCACGTCGACGACCAGCAGTTCGGCAGTCCTGGTGATCACCACCTCGGCATCGGCACCGTCGGCGTGTCGGGCGACATTGGTCAGTGCCTCCTGAAGCACCCGGTAGGCGGCGGTGTCCACCGGACCGGGAAGATCGTCCAGCCGGCCGTCGGTCCGGACCGCCACGGAACGTCCTGCGCTGTGGAACGAGTCGACGAGCTCGGGCAGCCGGGCCAGCCCGGACACCGGTGCCCTGCCATCAGTCGTCTCACCGCGGAAGACTGCCAGGGTGGCGCGCAGTTCGTCCAGTGCATTCTTGCTGGTGGATCGGATCGCCTGCAGCGAGTCCTCGATCCGGTGGTCCGAACCGGTCCCGGCCTTCTGCCGGTCCTTGTCCAGCAGGTAGAGGGCGACTCCGGCCTGCATGTTGATCACCGAGAGGCTGTGGCCGATCAGGTCGTGCACGTCACGAGCGATCCGCAGTCGTTCCTGATAGGCCGCCCGGCGCAGGTCGAGATCATGCGCGCGCCGGCTCTCCTCGGTGCGGATCCTGCGAATGGTGGCGATCAGGGCCGGCACCATGATCAACGGCGGTCCGAGGACGAGCGCGGTGTACAGATTCGGATTGGCGAAGCCGAGGTAGGGATCACCGACGAAACCGCCCCAGATCAGCGGCAACAGCAGAGCCGCCCACGGTGCCCATCGGCGGACCGGCAGCCGCGTGGCCAGGGCGAGCAGCCCGAGAGCCGGCGCGAACAGCACCGGGCCGAACGGCAGTCCGACAGACAGATAGCCGGTTGCACCCACGACCGTCATTGCGTAACCGGTCAGCGGGCGGATCCGGCGTACCGCGATGCCGATCCCGATGATCAACACCAACAGCACCGCGGACCAGGTGTAGGGCTCACCGAGCACCGGTGTCTCCGGGAAGTGCATGGGGCGCCGCCCGAAGCCGGGCTGCATCCACGGCGGCTGCATCCACGGCGGCTGCATGGTCGGAGTGCCTTCGCGGATCACGGAGCCGGCGACTCGGGCGACGCCGAGCGACACAACGGCGACGATGAAGCCGAGTGGCGCATCAAGGAGATAAGGGCGTGATCGTGTGGTCATCGCCGGCTCCTCCCCGTCGCAGATCATCGGTTCCGGACAGAGCCTAGTGATCGACCGCGATCGGGACGTCGGGCGAATCGCGTACCCGTCCTACGTCGGGGAGCGTACGGAAAGTGTCGCTCGACAGCCGATGTGCGCCGACGGTCCGAAGCGGATGGTTGAGCCATGAATCCATACGGATGGGGTCCACCAGGCGGCCCCGGCTTCCATCACGGGATACCCGTGTTCGCACCCTTTCTAGGAGTTCTCATGTGTCTGCTCATTCCGCTGCTGCTGGCAGCAGTCGTCTTCTTCCTGGTCCGCCGCGGCAAGATCGGTCCTCCGCCGTGGGTCCGCGCCGGAGGCCCGGGTGCCTGGTCGGGTGGTCCGTTCGGCCAGACCAGCCCGGAGTACGAGGCCCGCAAGACGTTGGCGAATCGCTTCGCCAACGGTGACATCTCGCCCGAGGAGTTCCTGGAACGGGCGGCAGCCCTGAACTGGACCCCCGGTGTCGATCACCGTCCGAACGGCGACGCCAACAAGTCCTGAACACCCGGATCCGCCGGACCCGCCGATGATCGTCGGTGGGCCCGGCGTTCCTGTCGGTCCGGCCTGTGCCCCTTGACGAATGGCCCGGTGGTCGGGACGCTTGGGCTGAGGAGGGGCCATGACCGAATCTGTCGTACTGGTGGGTACCCGTAAAGGTCTGTGGATCGGACGGTCCGACGAGGAGCGCAGACAGTGGACGTTCGATCCGCCGCAATTCCTGATGCAGTCGGTCTACGGCGTCGGCATCGACGCCCGCACCCCCGGGCCGCGGCTGTTCGCCGGCGGGACCAGCGAGCACTGGGGGCCGGGCGTCTACTACTCCGATGATCTCGGTCGGACCTGGACCGAGACCCAGGGCGCTGCGGTGCATTTCGACCCGGACATCGGTTCCAGCGTCGAACGGGTCTGGCAGATCCAACCGGCGCCGGAGGATCAGCCGGACGTGATCTATGCCGGCACCCAGCCGTCAGCCCTGTTCAAGTCCACCGATCGCGGGGAATCGTTCGAATTGGTCAAACCGCTCTGGGACCACCCGCACCGGCCGGAGTGGGGCGCCGGGTTCGGTGGGCAGGCGATCCATACGATCATTCCCCACCCGTCCGACGCTGGTCAGCTCACCGTCGCGATGTCCACCGGCGGGGTCTATCGCACCGCGGATGCCGGGCAGTCCTGGTCGCCGGCGAATGTCGGCATCAAGGCGTACTTCCTGCCCGATCCGTGGCCGGAATTCGGTCAGTGCGTGCACAAGGTCGCGATGCATCCGGCCAATCCGCGCCGGATGTACGCCCAGAACCACCACGGCGTCTATCGGTCCGACGACGCCGGTGATCAGTGGGTGTCGATCGCTGATGGGCTGCCCAGCGACTTCGGCTTCCCGAT
This window harbors:
- a CDS encoding SHOCT domain-containing protein yields the protein MCLLIPLLLAAVVFFLVRRGKIGPPPWVRAGGPGAWSGGPFGQTSPEYEARKTLANRFANGDISPEEFLERAAALNWTPGVDHRPNGDANKS
- a CDS encoding response regulator transcription factor → MTITVALADDQPLVRMGLRVLVEAEDDLELVGEAGNGHEIVDLVSRLHPDVVLMDVRMPLSDGLQALSKIKNDPRLGETKVVMLTTFELDEYVFEALSSGASGFLIKDSDPADFVRAIRVAASGESLLSPSVTRRVISSFTGSRPATHRPHPLLGELTDREREVLGLVGEGLSNDEIAERLVVSPATARTHVSRTMIKLQARDRAQLVVIAYQAGLVS
- a CDS encoding exo-alpha-sialidase yields the protein MTESVVLVGTRKGLWIGRSDEERRQWTFDPPQFLMQSVYGVGIDARTPGPRLFAGGTSEHWGPGVYYSDDLGRTWTETQGAAVHFDPDIGSSVERVWQIQPAPEDQPDVIYAGTQPSALFKSTDRGESFELVKPLWDHPHRPEWGAGFGGQAIHTIIPHPSDAGQLTVAMSTGGVYRTADAGQSWSPANVGIKAYFLPDPWPEFGQCVHKVAMHPANPRRMYAQNHHGVYRSDDAGDQWVSIADGLPSDFGFPIVVHPQDPDTVFVFPLIADGARIPPDGAATVWRSTDAGRTWTGLSDGLPTGFYAAVMRDAFSADNGRRSGLYLGARDGTVYASTDDGDHWEQIAAHLPDIYSIRAIVVS
- a CDS encoding sensor histidine kinase; its protein translation is MTTRSRPYLLDAPLGFIVAVVSLGVARVAGSVIREGTPTMQPPWMQPPWMQPGFGRRPMHFPETPVLGEPYTWSAVLLVLIIGIGIAVRRIRPLTGYAMTVVGATGYLSVGLPFGPVLFAPALGLLALATRLPVRRWAPWAALLLPLIWGGFVGDPYLGFANPNLYTALVLGPPLIMVPALIATIRRIRTEESRRAHDLDLRRAAYQERLRIARDVHDLIGHSLSVINMQAGVALYLLDKDRQKAGTGSDHRIEDSLQAIRSTSKNALDELRATLAVFRGETTDGRAPVSGLARLPELVDSFHSAGRSVAVRTDGRLDDLPGPVDTAAYRVLQEALTNVARHADGADAEVVITRTAELLVVDVIDNGPSVPRSGRDSNRDGTAPDNQQPKGSGLIGMRERARAVGGEVTAGPRADGGFAVHAEFPIRTEAQG